A DNA window from Hevea brasiliensis isolate MT/VB/25A 57/8 chromosome 2, ASM3005281v1, whole genome shotgun sequence contains the following coding sequences:
- the LOC110632549 gene encoding uncharacterized protein LOC110632549 isoform X2, protein MGKQSSSWITMQKKRWPLMILALFTLSTVMVFFMRSAFDSCHSTPSSTNHHFREANEVPKAQFYSASHTPSVAPNPLDFMKSKLVLLVSHELSLSGGPLLLMELAFLLRGVGSQVVWITNQKPVEPDEVIYSLEHKMLDRGVQVLSAKGQSAIDTALKADLVVLNTAVAGKWLDAVLKENVQQVLPKVLWWIHEMRGHYFKLEYVKHLPFVAGAMIDSHTTAEYWKNRTRERLGIRMPETYVVHLGNSKDLMQVAEDTVAKRVLREHVRESIGVRNDDLLFAIINSVSRGKGQDLFLRSFYESLQLIQEKKLQVPSVHAVVVGSDMNAQTKFETELRKFVQEKKIQDRVHFINKTLTVAPYLASIDVLVQNSQARGECFGRITIEAMAFQLPVLGTAAGGTMEIVVNGTTGLLHPVGKEGATPLANNIVKLATHVERRLTMGKKGYERVKENFLEHHMSHRIALVLKEVLQKAKS, encoded by the exons ATGGGTAAACAATCAAGCTCGTGGATTACAATGCAAAAGAAGAGATGGCCACTGATGATTCTCGCATTGTTCACTCTATCAACTGTAATGGTGTTTTTCATGAGATCTGCCTTCGATTCCTGTCATTCTACCCCTAGCAGTACTAATCACCATTTTAGAGAAGCAAATGAAGTTCCAAAAGCTCAATTTTACTCCGCTTCTCATACACCCAGTGTTGCTCCGAATCCTCTTGATTTCATGAAGTCGAAACTTGTTCTCCTTGTATCCCACGAGCTTTCTCTTTCTG GTGGTCCTTTGTTGTTGATGGAGTTGGCGTTTCTGTTAAGAGGTGTTGGTTCCCAAGTTGTTTGGATAACTAACCAGAAACCGGTGGAACCTGATGAGGTGATCTACAGTTTGGAGCATAAAATGTTGGACCGAGGAGTCCAG GTCTTGTCAGCAAAAGGTCAGAGTGCCATAGATACAGCTCTTAAGGCTGACCTGGTTGTTTTAAATACTGCTGTTGCTGGGAAGTGGCTGGATGCTGTTCTGAAGGAGAATGTTCAACAAGTTCTACCAAAGGTTCTGTGGTGGATTCATGAAATGCGAGGGCATTATTTCAAACTAGAGTATGTTAAGCACCTCCCTTTTGTTGCAGGTGCAATGATTGATTCGCATACAACAGCAGAATACTGGAAAAACAGGACTAGAGAGCGGTTAGG AATTAGAATGCCTGAAACTTATGTTGTGCATCTTGGAAATAGCAAAGACCTCATGCAAGTGGCTGAAGATACTGTAGccaaacgtgttctgcgtgagcATGTTCGGGAATCTATTGGAGTGAGAAATGATGATTTACTGTTTGCCATCATAAATA GCGTTTCACGTGGAAAAGGTCAGGATCTCTTTCTTCGTTCTTTTTATGAGAGTCTGCAACTGATCCAAGAGAAGAAGCTGCAGGTGCCATCAGTGCATGCAGTAGTTGTTGGAAGTGACATGAATGCTCAGACAAAGTTTGAAACAGAGCTGCGTAAATTTGTTCAGGAGAAAAAGATCCAAGACCGTGTTCACTTCATAAACAAAACCCTGACAGTTGCTCCATATTTGGCCTCTATTGATGTTCTTGTTCAGAATTCTCAG GCACGGGGAGAGTGCTTTGGGAGGATAACCATTGAAGCAATGGCCTTTCAACTGCCTGTGTTG GGTACTGCAGCTGGAGGAACCATGGAGATTGTAGTGAACGGGACAACAGGCTTGTTGCATCCTGTTGGGAAGGAAGGTGCAACTCCTCTTGCCAATAACATAGTGAAATTAGCAACACATGTAGAAAGGAGGCTGACAATGGGAAAGAAAGGATATGAGAGGGTGAAAGAGAATTTCTTGGAACACCATATGTCGCATAGAATTGCTCTGGTCCTAAAGGAAGTATTGCAGAAGGCAAAATCTTAG
- the LOC110632549 gene encoding uncharacterized protein LOC110632549 isoform X1, translated as MGKQSSSWITMQKKRWPLMILALFTLSTVMVFFMRSAFDSCHSTPSSTNHHFREANEVPKAQFYSASHTPSVAPNPLDFMKSKLVLLVSHELSLSGGPLLLMELAFLLRGVGSQVVWITNQKPVEPDEVIYSLEHKMLDRGVQVLSAKGQSAIDTALKADLVVLNTAVAGKWLDAVLKENVQQVLPKVLWWIHEMRGHYFKLEYVKHLPFVAGAMIDSHTTAEYWKNRTRERLGWTKPHIYLVLICRIRMPETYVVHLGNSKDLMQVAEDTVAKRVLREHVRESIGVRNDDLLFAIINSVSRGKGQDLFLRSFYESLQLIQEKKLQVPSVHAVVVGSDMNAQTKFETELRKFVQEKKIQDRVHFINKTLTVAPYLASIDVLVQNSQARGECFGRITIEAMAFQLPVLGTAAGGTMEIVVNGTTGLLHPVGKEGATPLANNIVKLATHVERRLTMGKKGYERVKENFLEHHMSHRIALVLKEVLQKAKS; from the exons ATGGGTAAACAATCAAGCTCGTGGATTACAATGCAAAAGAAGAGATGGCCACTGATGATTCTCGCATTGTTCACTCTATCAACTGTAATGGTGTTTTTCATGAGATCTGCCTTCGATTCCTGTCATTCTACCCCTAGCAGTACTAATCACCATTTTAGAGAAGCAAATGAAGTTCCAAAAGCTCAATTTTACTCCGCTTCTCATACACCCAGTGTTGCTCCGAATCCTCTTGATTTCATGAAGTCGAAACTTGTTCTCCTTGTATCCCACGAGCTTTCTCTTTCTG GTGGTCCTTTGTTGTTGATGGAGTTGGCGTTTCTGTTAAGAGGTGTTGGTTCCCAAGTTGTTTGGATAACTAACCAGAAACCGGTGGAACCTGATGAGGTGATCTACAGTTTGGAGCATAAAATGTTGGACCGAGGAGTCCAG GTCTTGTCAGCAAAAGGTCAGAGTGCCATAGATACAGCTCTTAAGGCTGACCTGGTTGTTTTAAATACTGCTGTTGCTGGGAAGTGGCTGGATGCTGTTCTGAAGGAGAATGTTCAACAAGTTCTACCAAAGGTTCTGTGGTGGATTCATGAAATGCGAGGGCATTATTTCAAACTAGAGTATGTTAAGCACCTCCCTTTTGTTGCAGGTGCAATGATTGATTCGCATACAACAGCAGAATACTGGAAAAACAGGACTAGAGAGCGGTTAGG ATGGACCAAACCTCATATATACCTTGTTTTGATTTGTAGAATTAGAATGCCTGAAACTTATGTTGTGCATCTTGGAAATAGCAAAGACCTCATGCAAGTGGCTGAAGATACTGTAGccaaacgtgttctgcgtgagcATGTTCGGGAATCTATTGGAGTGAGAAATGATGATTTACTGTTTGCCATCATAAATA GCGTTTCACGTGGAAAAGGTCAGGATCTCTTTCTTCGTTCTTTTTATGAGAGTCTGCAACTGATCCAAGAGAAGAAGCTGCAGGTGCCATCAGTGCATGCAGTAGTTGTTGGAAGTGACATGAATGCTCAGACAAAGTTTGAAACAGAGCTGCGTAAATTTGTTCAGGAGAAAAAGATCCAAGACCGTGTTCACTTCATAAACAAAACCCTGACAGTTGCTCCATATTTGGCCTCTATTGATGTTCTTGTTCAGAATTCTCAG GCACGGGGAGAGTGCTTTGGGAGGATAACCATTGAAGCAATGGCCTTTCAACTGCCTGTGTTG GGTACTGCAGCTGGAGGAACCATGGAGATTGTAGTGAACGGGACAACAGGCTTGTTGCATCCTGTTGGGAAGGAAGGTGCAACTCCTCTTGCCAATAACATAGTGAAATTAGCAACACATGTAGAAAGGAGGCTGACAATGGGAAAGAAAGGATATGAGAGGGTGAAAGAGAATTTCTTGGAACACCATATGTCGCATAGAATTGCTCTGGTCCTAAAGGAAGTATTGCAGAAGGCAAAATCTTAG
- the LOC110632539 gene encoding 26S proteasome regulatory subunit S10B homolog B has product MSNGEEDAARRRTVVADYRKKLLQHKELESRVRAVRENLRSAKKEFNKTEDDLKSLQSVGQIIGEVLRPLDNERLIVKASSGPRYVVGCRSKVDKEKLTAGTRVVLDMTTLTIMRSLPREVDPVVYNMLHEDPGNVSYSAVGGLSDQIRELRESIELPLMNPELFLRVGIKPPKGVLLYGPPGTGKTLLARAIASNIDANFLKVVSSAIIDKYIGESARLIREMFGYARDHQPCIIFMDEIDAIGGRRFSEGTSADREIQRTLMELLNQLDGFDQLGKVKMIMATNRPDVLDPALLRPGRLDRKIEIPLPNEQSRMEILKIHAAGIAKHGEIDYEAVVKLAEGFNGADLRNVCTEAGMSAIRAERDYVIHEDFMKAVRKLNEAKKLESSAHYNTDFGKD; this is encoded by the exons ATGAGCAACGGAGAAGAAGATGCAGCACGACGGCGTACTGTGGTGGCGGATTATCGCAAGAAGTTACTCCAGCACAAAGAGTTGGAGTCCAGAGTACGAGCTG TGAGAGAGAACCTGAGATCTGCAAAGAAAGAATTCAACAAGACAGAGGATGATTTGAAGTCCCTTCAAAGTGTTGGGCAGATCATAGGTGAAGTTCTTCGCCCTCTCGACAATGAACGCC TAATTGTTAAAGCAAGCAGTGGCCCTCGATATGTGGTTGGCTGCCGCAGCAAAGTGGACAAGGAAAAATTAACGGCCGGAACTAGAGTGGTTCTAGATATGACAACACTCACAATCATGCGGTCTCTCCCTCGTGAA GTAGATCCGGTTGTTTATAACATGTTGCATGAAGATCCTGGTAATGTGAGCTACTCAGCTGTGGGTGGTTTATCTGACCAAATCAGAGAATTGAGGGAATCCATTGAGCTACCTCTCATGAATCCTGAGCTTTTCCTTAGAGTGGGGATTAAACCTCCGAAG GGCGTCCTTCTTTATGGACCTCCTGGTACAGGAAAGACTTTGTTGGCTAGGGCTATTGCAAGTAATATAGATGCCAACTTTTTAAAG GTTGTTTCGAGTGCCATTATTGACAAATACATAGGAGAAAGTGCTAGATTGATACGAGAAATGTTTGGATATGCACGTGATCACCAA CCTTGCATCATTTTCATGGATGAGATTGATGCCATTGGTGGGCGCCGTTTCAGTGAGGGAACAAGTGCTGATCGTGAAATTCAAAGAACGCTGATGGAGTTACTTAATCAGCTTGATGGATTTGATCAGCTTGGGAAG GTTAAAATGATAATGGCAACAAACAGACCTGATGTTCTCGACCCTGCACTTCTACGTCCTGGGCGATTAGATAGAAAAATAGAGATTCCActgccaaatgaacagtcacgAATGGAAATCCTTAAGATTCATGCTGCTGGCATTGCCAAGCATGGGGAGATTGACTATGAGGCTGTTGTGAAACTTGCAGAG GGATTTAATGGAGCTGATCTCCGTAATGTTTGTACGGAAGCTGGAATGTCAGCAATCCGTGCAGAACGTGATTATGTCATCCACGAAGATTTTATGAAG GCTGTAAGGAAGCTTAACGAGGCAAAGAAACTTGAATCAAGTGCACATTATAACACTGATTTTGGGAAGGACTAG
- the LOC110634023 gene encoding uncharacterized protein LOC110634023 isoform X1, which translates to MENIIILGVISWATTFLLIRKLLPNRSFEFCNRLVSSIHAILAVTLASLSVEDWRCPACPLASKPSSSQMRTLAVSVSYLIYDLICCLFDQRFNLDNTIHHLVSIVGLGAGLAYQKCGSELVTALWMTEMSSPFLHLRELLKELGYRDTALNLAADMSFAIIFSFARMVAGPYLTYVTIKANNPLVIKVMALGLQLVSAFWFFKIVRMIKYKVASKTKTKSKESYHFVESG; encoded by the exons atggaaaatataataaTCTTGGGAGTGATTTCATGGGCAACCACTTTTCTGTTGATCAGGAAGCTGTTGCCAAATCGTTCTTTCGAGTTCTGCAATCGTTTGGTTTCTTCAATCCATGCAATTTTAGCTGTGACATTAGCTTCCCTTTCCGTTGAAGATTGGAGGTGCCCTGCGTGTCCTTTGGCTTCAAAACCTTCATCGAGCCAG ATGCGAACGCTGGCAGTGAGCGTTTCTTATCTGATATATGATCTGATATGTTGCCTCTTCGACCAGCGATTCAATCTAGACAATACAATTCACCATTTGGTTAGCATTGTTGGATTGGGAGCTGGCCTTGCTTATCAAAAG TGTGGATCAGAACTGGTTACGGCACTGTGGATGACGGAGATGTCAAGCCCTTTCCTCCACTTGAGGGAACTTCTCAAGGAACTTGGTTACAGGGACACTGCCCTTAATTTAGCAGCAGAT ATGTCATTCGCAATTATATTCTCGTTTGCCAGAATGGTAGCTGGGCCTTACCTCACTTATGTTACTATTAAAGCTAATAATCCACTTGTTATTAAG GTGATGGCATTGGGATTACAACTGGTGAGTGCTTTCTGGTTCTTCAAGATAGTGAGGATGATAAAGTACAAGGTAGCCAGCAAAACCAAAACCAAGTCTAAAGAAAGCTACCATTTTGTTGAGAGTGGATGA
- the LOC110634023 gene encoding uncharacterized protein LOC110634023 isoform X2, which yields MENIIILGVISWATTFLLIRKLLPNRSFEFCNRLVSSIHAILAVTLASLSVEDWRCPACPLASKPSSSQRFNLDNTIHHLVSIVGLGAGLAYQKCGSELVTALWMTEMSSPFLHLRELLKELGYRDTALNLAADMSFAIIFSFARMVAGPYLTYVTIKANNPLVIKVMALGLQLVSAFWFFKIVRMIKYKVASKTKTKSKESYHFVESG from the exons atggaaaatataataaTCTTGGGAGTGATTTCATGGGCAACCACTTTTCTGTTGATCAGGAAGCTGTTGCCAAATCGTTCTTTCGAGTTCTGCAATCGTTTGGTTTCTTCAATCCATGCAATTTTAGCTGTGACATTAGCTTCCCTTTCCGTTGAAGATTGGAGGTGCCCTGCGTGTCCTTTGGCTTCAAAACCTTCATCGAGCCAG CGATTCAATCTAGACAATACAATTCACCATTTGGTTAGCATTGTTGGATTGGGAGCTGGCCTTGCTTATCAAAAG TGTGGATCAGAACTGGTTACGGCACTGTGGATGACGGAGATGTCAAGCCCTTTCCTCCACTTGAGGGAACTTCTCAAGGAACTTGGTTACAGGGACACTGCCCTTAATTTAGCAGCAGAT ATGTCATTCGCAATTATATTCTCGTTTGCCAGAATGGTAGCTGGGCCTTACCTCACTTATGTTACTATTAAAGCTAATAATCCACTTGTTATTAAG GTGATGGCATTGGGATTACAACTGGTGAGTGCTTTCTGGTTCTTCAAGATAGTGAGGATGATAAAGTACAAGGTAGCCAGCAAAACCAAAACCAAGTCTAAAGAAAGCTACCATTTTGTTGAGAGTGGATGA
- the LOC110632513 gene encoding uncharacterized protein LOC110632513 isoform X3, whose product MEIYHVPASFPLPVRHFQRNSPSTSLSCSAAVVSSSSQSDKIESECRNRMFILGMGFVGQFFAQSLKKEGWAVTGTCTSIMKKKELEKRGFDVCLFDANEPDRLSILSTLKSYTHLLVSIPSIVGIGDPVLRHGDLLRSTLMDGNLQWLSYLSSTSVYGNCAGAWVDEDYPASPVSEVAKSRLAAEEGWLNLGSSLGLSMQVFRLGGIYGRGRSAVDTIIKQEPLSKFQKMRVSRQYTSRVHVEDICQALKASIYMPSIRIYNIVDDDPAPREEVFAYAEELIEKKWPTWVRRSTSSERAISCDKKGSSTGEKRVCNERMKTELGVTLLHPSYRSGLLSIIDQMENPFQSSPFQS is encoded by the exons ATGGAGATCTACCACGTACCGGCTAGCTTTCCTCTTCCGGTGCgtcattttcaaagaaattcgCCGTCAACGTCTTTGTCCTGCTCAGCCGCAGTTGTCAGTTCAAGTTCCCAGTCCGATAAGATTGAATCGGAATGTCGGAACCGGATGTTTATTCTTGGTATGGGATTTGTCGGGCAATTCTTTGCCCAGAGCCTCAAAAAGGAAGGCTG GGCTGTCACTGGGACTTGCACAAGCATAATGAAGAAGAAGGAACTTGAAAAGAGAGGATTTGATGTTTGCCTTTTCGATGCAAATGAACCAGA CAGATTGAGCATTCTAAGTACTTTGAAATCTTATACCCACCTCCTTGTATCCATACCTTCTATTGTGGGCATTGGTGATCCG gtGCTTCGGCATGGAGACCTTCTCAGAAGTACACTGATGGATGGAAATCTTCAATGGCTTAGTTATCTGTCATCTACTA GTGTATATGGTAACTGTGCTGGTGCTTGGGTGGATGAGGA TTACCCAGCAAGCCCTGTAAGTGAGgtggctaaatcaaggttagcaGCTGAGGAAGGATGGTTAAATCTGGGCAGCAGTCTTGGGCTTTCAATGCAAGTATTTCGACTTGGAGGTATCTATGGCCGTGGTAGAAG TGCTGTTGACACAATAATTAAGCAGGAGCCTTTGTCAAAATTTCAGAAAATGAGAGTATCCAGGCAATACACATCCAGAGTTCATGTTGAGGACATTTGCCAAGCACTCAAGGCTAGCATCTATATGCCCTCCATCAG AATTTACAATATTGTGGACGATGACCCAGCTCCCCGTGAGGAGGTGTTTGCATATGCAGAGGAGTTGATTGAGAAGAAGTGGCCTACCTGGGTTAGGCGAAGTACATCTTCTGAAAGAGCTATATCATGTGACAAGAAGGGTAGTTCCACAGGAGAGAAACGTGTTTGCAATGAGCGTATGAAAACAGAACTAGGAGTCACGCTTCTTCATCCAAGTTATAGATCAGGATTGCTGAGCATTATAGATCAGATGGAAAATCCATTTCAATCCAGTCCATTCCAATCGTGA
- the LOC110632513 gene encoding uncharacterized protein LOC110632513 isoform X1, whose amino-acid sequence MEIYHVPASFPLPVRHFQRNSPSTSLSCSAAVVSSSSQSDKIESECRNRMFILGMGFVGQFFAQSLKKEGWAVTGTCTSIMKKKELEKRGFDVCLFDANEPDRLSILSTLKSYTHLLVSIPSIVGIGDPVLRHGDLLRSTLMDGNLQWLSYLSSTSVYGNCAGAWVDEDYPASPVSEVAKSRLAAEEGWLNLGSSLGLSMQVFRLGGIYGRGRSAVDTIIKQEPLSKFQKMRVSRQYTSRVHVEDICQALKASIYMPSISRIYNIVDDDPAPREEVFAYAEELIEKKWPTWVRRSTSSERAISCDKKGSSTGEKRVCNERMKTELGVTLLHPSYRSGLLSIIDQMENPFQSSPFQS is encoded by the exons ATGGAGATCTACCACGTACCGGCTAGCTTTCCTCTTCCGGTGCgtcattttcaaagaaattcgCCGTCAACGTCTTTGTCCTGCTCAGCCGCAGTTGTCAGTTCAAGTTCCCAGTCCGATAAGATTGAATCGGAATGTCGGAACCGGATGTTTATTCTTGGTATGGGATTTGTCGGGCAATTCTTTGCCCAGAGCCTCAAAAAGGAAGGCTG GGCTGTCACTGGGACTTGCACAAGCATAATGAAGAAGAAGGAACTTGAAAAGAGAGGATTTGATGTTTGCCTTTTCGATGCAAATGAACCAGA CAGATTGAGCATTCTAAGTACTTTGAAATCTTATACCCACCTCCTTGTATCCATACCTTCTATTGTGGGCATTGGTGATCCG gtGCTTCGGCATGGAGACCTTCTCAGAAGTACACTGATGGATGGAAATCTTCAATGGCTTAGTTATCTGTCATCTACTA GTGTATATGGTAACTGTGCTGGTGCTTGGGTGGATGAGGA TTACCCAGCAAGCCCTGTAAGTGAGgtggctaaatcaaggttagcaGCTGAGGAAGGATGGTTAAATCTGGGCAGCAGTCTTGGGCTTTCAATGCAAGTATTTCGACTTGGAGGTATCTATGGCCGTGGTAGAAG TGCTGTTGACACAATAATTAAGCAGGAGCCTTTGTCAAAATTTCAGAAAATGAGAGTATCCAGGCAATACACATCCAGAGTTCATGTTGAGGACATTTGCCAAGCACTCAAGGCTAGCATCTATATGCCCTCCATCAG TAGAATTTACAATATTGTGGACGATGACCCAGCTCCCCGTGAGGAGGTGTTTGCATATGCAGAGGAGTTGATTGAGAAGAAGTGGCCTACCTGGGTTAGGCGAAGTACATCTTCTGAAAGAGCTATATCATGTGACAAGAAGGGTAGTTCCACAGGAGAGAAACGTGTTTGCAATGAGCGTATGAAAACAGAACTAGGAGTCACGCTTCTTCATCCAAGTTATAGATCAGGATTGCTGAGCATTATAGATCAGATGGAAAATCCATTTCAATCCAGTCCATTCCAATCGTGA
- the LOC110632513 gene encoding uncharacterized protein LOC110632513 isoform X2: protein MEIYHVPASFPLPVRHFQRNSPSTSLSCSAAVVSSSSQSDKIESECRNRMFILGMGFVGQFFAQSLKKEGWAVTGTCTSIMKKKELEKRGFDVCLFDANEPELSILSTLKSYTHLLVSIPSIVGIGDPVLRHGDLLRSTLMDGNLQWLSYLSSTSVYGNCAGAWVDEDYPASPVSEVAKSRLAAEEGWLNLGSSLGLSMQVFRLGGIYGRGRSAVDTIIKQEPLSKFQKMRVSRQYTSRVHVEDICQALKASIYMPSISRIYNIVDDDPAPREEVFAYAEELIEKKWPTWVRRSTSSERAISCDKKGSSTGEKRVCNERMKTELGVTLLHPSYRSGLLSIIDQMENPFQSSPFQS, encoded by the exons ATGGAGATCTACCACGTACCGGCTAGCTTTCCTCTTCCGGTGCgtcattttcaaagaaattcgCCGTCAACGTCTTTGTCCTGCTCAGCCGCAGTTGTCAGTTCAAGTTCCCAGTCCGATAAGATTGAATCGGAATGTCGGAACCGGATGTTTATTCTTGGTATGGGATTTGTCGGGCAATTCTTTGCCCAGAGCCTCAAAAAGGAAGGCTG GGCTGTCACTGGGACTTGCACAAGCATAATGAAGAAGAAGGAACTTGAAAAGAGAGGATTTGATGTTTGCCTTTTCGATGCAAATGAACCAGA ATTGAGCATTCTAAGTACTTTGAAATCTTATACCCACCTCCTTGTATCCATACCTTCTATTGTGGGCATTGGTGATCCG gtGCTTCGGCATGGAGACCTTCTCAGAAGTACACTGATGGATGGAAATCTTCAATGGCTTAGTTATCTGTCATCTACTA GTGTATATGGTAACTGTGCTGGTGCTTGGGTGGATGAGGA TTACCCAGCAAGCCCTGTAAGTGAGgtggctaaatcaaggttagcaGCTGAGGAAGGATGGTTAAATCTGGGCAGCAGTCTTGGGCTTTCAATGCAAGTATTTCGACTTGGAGGTATCTATGGCCGTGGTAGAAG TGCTGTTGACACAATAATTAAGCAGGAGCCTTTGTCAAAATTTCAGAAAATGAGAGTATCCAGGCAATACACATCCAGAGTTCATGTTGAGGACATTTGCCAAGCACTCAAGGCTAGCATCTATATGCCCTCCATCAG TAGAATTTACAATATTGTGGACGATGACCCAGCTCCCCGTGAGGAGGTGTTTGCATATGCAGAGGAGTTGATTGAGAAGAAGTGGCCTACCTGGGTTAGGCGAAGTACATCTTCTGAAAGAGCTATATCATGTGACAAGAAGGGTAGTTCCACAGGAGAGAAACGTGTTTGCAATGAGCGTATGAAAACAGAACTAGGAGTCACGCTTCTTCATCCAAGTTATAGATCAGGATTGCTGAGCATTATAGATCAGATGGAAAATCCATTTCAATCCAGTCCATTCCAATCGTGA
- the LOC110632513 gene encoding uncharacterized protein LOC110632513 isoform X4: MEIYHVPASFPLPVRHFQRNSPSTSLSCSAAVVSSSSQSDKIESECRNRMFILGMGFVGQFFAQSLKKEGWAVTGTCTSIMKKKELEKRGFDVCLFDANEPDRLSILSTLKSYTHLLVSIPSIVGIGDPVLRHGDLLRSTLMDGNLQWLSYLSSTSVYGNCAGAWVDEDYPASPVSEVAKSRLAAEEGWLNLGSSLGLSMQVFRLGGIYGRGRSAVDTIIKQEPLSKFQKMRVSRQYTSRVHVEDICQALKVVRYVPEASSNMSLSVEFTILWTMTQLPVRRCLHMQRS; the protein is encoded by the exons ATGGAGATCTACCACGTACCGGCTAGCTTTCCTCTTCCGGTGCgtcattttcaaagaaattcgCCGTCAACGTCTTTGTCCTGCTCAGCCGCAGTTGTCAGTTCAAGTTCCCAGTCCGATAAGATTGAATCGGAATGTCGGAACCGGATGTTTATTCTTGGTATGGGATTTGTCGGGCAATTCTTTGCCCAGAGCCTCAAAAAGGAAGGCTG GGCTGTCACTGGGACTTGCACAAGCATAATGAAGAAGAAGGAACTTGAAAAGAGAGGATTTGATGTTTGCCTTTTCGATGCAAATGAACCAGA CAGATTGAGCATTCTAAGTACTTTGAAATCTTATACCCACCTCCTTGTATCCATACCTTCTATTGTGGGCATTGGTGATCCG gtGCTTCGGCATGGAGACCTTCTCAGAAGTACACTGATGGATGGAAATCTTCAATGGCTTAGTTATCTGTCATCTACTA GTGTATATGGTAACTGTGCTGGTGCTTGGGTGGATGAGGA TTACCCAGCAAGCCCTGTAAGTGAGgtggctaaatcaaggttagcaGCTGAGGAAGGATGGTTAAATCTGGGCAGCAGTCTTGGGCTTTCAATGCAAGTATTTCGACTTGGAGGTATCTATGGCCGTGGTAGAAG TGCTGTTGACACAATAATTAAGCAGGAGCCTTTGTCAAAATTTCAGAAAATGAGAGTATCCAGGCAATACACATCCAGAGTTCATGTTGAGGACATTTGCCAAGCACTCAAG GTTGTGAGATATGTGCCTGAAGCATCCTCAAATATGTCATTATCAGTAGAATTTACAATATTGTGGACGATGACCCAGCTCCCCGTGAGGAGGTGTTTGCATATGCAGAGGAGTTGA